One Streptococcus gallolyticus subsp. gallolyticus DSM 16831 DNA window includes the following coding sequences:
- a CDS encoding V-type ATP synthase subunit D, whose protein sequence is MARLNVKPTRMELSNLKERLKTATRGHKLLKDKRDELMRRFVDLIRENNELRKEVEAALVGHMQDFVMAKSLENTLMVEEMFSVPTKEVQLFIETENVMSVTVPKMHSHIENPYGDDNGDVVYSYLASNSEMDDTLVAIEGLTEKLLRLAEIEKSCQLMADEIEKTRRRVNGLEYSTIPQLEETIHYIELKLEETERANLVRIMKVK, encoded by the coding sequence ATGGCACGTTTAAATGTAAAACCCACTCGAATGGAATTGAGTAACCTCAAGGAACGTTTAAAAACCGCAACTCGTGGGCACAAATTACTCAAAGATAAACGAGATGAATTAATGCGACGTTTTGTTGACCTCATTCGTGAAAATAATGAATTGCGCAAAGAAGTAGAAGCGGCTCTGGTCGGTCATATGCAAGATTTTGTCATGGCGAAATCTCTTGAAAACACACTTATGGTAGAAGAAATGTTTTCAGTTCCGACAAAAGAGGTTCAACTGTTTATTGAAACAGAAAATGTTATGAGCGTTACTGTTCCCAAAATGCACAGCCATATTGAAAATCCGTATGGTGATGATAACGGTGACGTTGTGTACAGTTATCTAGCTTCTAATAGTGAAATGGACGACACCTTGGTTGCCATTGAGGGCTTGACAGAGAAATTGCTTCGTCTGGCTGAAATCGAAAAATCTTGTCAACTAATGGCTGACGAAATTGAAAAAACACGCCGTCGCGTCAATGGTTTGGAATACTCAACCATTCCACAATTAGAAGAAACCATTCACTATATCGAACTAAAACTCGAAGAAACAGAGCGCGCCAACCTAGTTCGCATTATGAAAGTAAAATAA
- a CDS encoding CsbD family protein → MSEKKYDAKLDQIKGNLKEGFGKVTGDKKLETEGLAEKTIAKGKELASDVKESAEGAVEGVKKALHKDN, encoded by the coding sequence ATGTCTGAAAAGAAATATGATGCAAAATTGGACCAAATCAAAGGAAATCTTAAAGAAGGTTTTGGAAAAGTAACAGGTGATAAGAAACTAGAAACAGAAGGTCTTGCCGAAAAGACTATCGCCAAAGGAAAAGAATTAGCCAGTGATGTCAAAGAAAGCGCGGAAGGTGCTGTTGAAGGTGTCAAAAAAGCTCTTCATAAAGATAACTAA
- a CDS encoding V-type ATP synthase subunit B, whose amino-acid sequence MSVLKEYRTVREVVGPLMIVDQVSGVHYNELVEIKLHNGEVRQGQVLEVQEDKAMVQLFEGSSGINLEKAKVRFTGHPLELPVSEDMVGRIFNGMGKPIDGGPDLIPEKYLDIDGQAINPVARDYPDEFIQTGISAIDHLNTLVRGQKLPVFSGSGLPHNELAAQIARQATVLNSDENFAVVFAAMGITFEEAEFFMNDLRQTGAIDRSVLFINLANDPAIERIATPRIALTTAEYLAYEKDMHVLVIMTDMTNYCEALREVSAARREVPGRRGYPGYLYTNLSTLYERAGRLVGKKGSVTQIPILTMPEDDITHPIPDLTGYITEGQIILSHELYNSGYRPPINVLPSLSRLKDKGSGEGKTRGDHAATMNQLFAAYAQGKQAAELAVVLGESALSDTDKLYVEFTKRFEEEYINQGFQTNRSIEETLDLGWELLSILPRTELKRIKDDMLDQYLPQTKTDDK is encoded by the coding sequence ATGAGTGTTCTTAAAGAATATCGAACAGTCAGAGAAGTTGTTGGACCTCTGATGATTGTTGACCAAGTTTCTGGTGTTCACTACAATGAACTGGTTGAAATCAAGCTTCATAATGGTGAAGTTCGTCAAGGGCAAGTGCTTGAAGTTCAAGAAGATAAAGCCATGGTTCAACTTTTTGAAGGGTCTAGTGGTATCAATCTTGAAAAGGCGAAGGTGCGTTTTACAGGACATCCTTTGGAATTGCCAGTATCAGAAGATATGGTTGGACGTATTTTCAATGGTATGGGAAAACCAATTGACGGTGGACCAGATTTGATTCCGGAAAAATATTTGGATATTGACGGTCAAGCAATCAATCCCGTGGCGCGTGATTATCCTGATGAATTTATTCAAACAGGGATTTCAGCGATTGACCATTTGAATACCTTGGTTCGTGGGCAAAAATTACCTGTATTTTCAGGTTCAGGTCTTCCTCACAATGAATTAGCAGCGCAAATTGCGCGTCAAGCAACGGTATTAAATTCTGATGAAAATTTTGCGGTTGTTTTTGCAGCCATGGGGATTACCTTTGAAGAAGCAGAATTTTTCATGAATGACTTACGTCAAACGGGAGCGATTGACCGTTCTGTTCTCTTTATCAATTTGGCAAATGACCCTGCTATCGAACGTATTGCCACACCACGTATTGCTTTGACAACGGCTGAATATTTGGCTTACGAAAAAGATATGCACGTGTTGGTTATCATGACGGATATGACCAACTACTGTGAAGCGCTTCGTGAAGTGTCGGCTGCACGTCGTGAAGTCCCTGGGCGCCGTGGTTACCCTGGTTACCTTTACACAAACTTGTCAACACTTTATGAACGTGCGGGGCGTTTGGTTGGTAAAAAAGGTTCTGTAACACAGATTCCTATTTTGACCATGCCTGAAGATGACATTACGCACCCAATTCCTGACTTGACAGGTTACATCACCGAAGGACAAATCATTTTATCACATGAATTGTATAATTCTGGTTATCGTCCACCGATTAATGTATTGCCATCACTATCTCGTTTGAAAGATAAAGGGTCAGGTGAAGGTAAAACACGTGGTGACCATGCGGCAACAATGAACCAACTTTTCGCTGCTTACGCCCAAGGAAAACAAGCGGCAGAATTGGCTGTTGTGTTGGGTGAATCAGCCTTGTCTGACACCGACAAACTTTATGTGGAATTCACTAAACGTTTTGAAGAAGAATACATTAATCAAGGTTTCCAAACAAACCGTAGCATCGAAGAAACGCTTGATTTAGGCTGGGAATTGTTATCAATCCTCCCACGTACCGAACTCAAACGTATCAAAGACGATATGCTTGACCAATACCTTCCGCAAACTAAAACAGATGACAAGTAA
- a CDS encoding T7SS effector LXG polymorphic toxin, with translation MGFHVSLAELTKAATKLSQEAERLEEQLETAKKSVNKIITSEALTGQTGQAIYHQLNNVDAAILVGLADTTKLLASDMYQLIAAFQASVGETSTTAVLDEDYLNQLKDQLSNFKNQHGEQEETIADIYASVSDLISLPSPQSNYDTDSDAASQYLSNTIDKVTSFNSAGSELSSESLLTAIDSKVNQVSQTTSLSYSDSQYLSFVNDASFAKGIKSVNKQLKEQEKLTKEEAAKEAQAAWAKQHPVEAWLQSQAAKDAQFFEGARQTLEQTHWDYFGGAVDKSLALSVLGFISKASETVDQLAIGIGELSHLAVEGIEWGGNTLFNQTTPQWIKDDVTGATNNLLAASEFTDSLLALDAEAWGAVGKELGKIGTDFVTAVKTGDDYALGGYVFDVATLVGPASVSKLKYVDEASALTKLAETSEVEKRVEIIDKVKSAFTSGTEIKQRTLIDVLPQKTIDITGKVQNTGKFNTLGQEIVTFNNRELSPTLKAQSWQGNGLYPGIDEYVDIRFNKGDKIYILESDFEVANKMQSGYATTLETVEQSGYDSRKLSESLQIKPYYDKRGNPYIAEYRPLVTEYTVTSDDLYAAFGEQTLANPHFGDGGASQYFIKDFQEQIAAGKLSRGTSLPITNFEISAEDYKKMIEGLSK, from the coding sequence ATGGGCTTTCATGTTTCGTTAGCTGAGTTGACCAAAGCAGCTACTAAGTTAAGCCAAGAAGCGGAGCGCTTAGAAGAACAGCTTGAAACAGCCAAAAAGAGTGTTAACAAGATTATCACCTCTGAAGCTTTGACTGGTCAAACAGGACAAGCGATTTACCACCAACTGAACAACGTTGATGCGGCGATTCTCGTTGGGTTAGCGGATACGACCAAGCTCCTTGCTAGCGATATGTACCAGTTAATCGCAGCATTTCAAGCAAGTGTTGGTGAAACCTCCACAACTGCGGTTTTAGATGAGGATTACCTTAATCAGCTCAAAGACCAGCTAAGCAACTTTAAAAATCAACATGGGGAGCAAGAAGAAACCATTGCCGACATCTATGCCAGTGTTAGTGATTTGATTTCGCTCCCTAGCCCACAAAGTAACTACGACACGGATAGTGATGCCGCTAGCCAATACCTAAGCAATACCATTGATAAGGTGACGAGCTTTAATAGTGCTGGAAGTGAGCTTAGTTCTGAAAGCCTGTTGACCGCCATTGACAGCAAGGTCAACCAAGTCAGTCAGACAACAAGCCTAAGTTATAGTGATAGTCAGTACCTAAGTTTTGTCAATGACGCTAGCTTTGCTAAAGGGATTAAGTCTGTCAATAAACAGCTAAAAGAGCAAGAAAAGCTGACTAAAGAGGAAGCTGCCAAAGAAGCCCAGGCAGCTTGGGCCAAACAACACCCTGTTGAGGCTTGGTTACAAAGTCAAGCCGCCAAAGATGCTCAATTCTTTGAGGGAGCACGACAAACCTTAGAGCAGACCCATTGGGATTACTTTGGTGGGGCAGTTGATAAATCCCTAGCTTTGTCCGTCCTTGGCTTTATCTCTAAAGCCTCGGAAACGGTAGACCAATTAGCTATTGGAATTGGCGAATTGAGTCACTTGGCTGTCGAAGGGATCGAATGGGGTGGTAATACTTTATTTAACCAAACAACGCCCCAATGGATTAAAGACGACGTAACAGGCGCCACCAATAATCTGCTTGCAGCTAGTGAGTTTACTGATAGTTTGCTGGCTCTGGACGCCGAGGCTTGGGGTGCTGTTGGTAAGGAGCTTGGGAAGATTGGAACGGACTTTGTTACTGCTGTTAAAACAGGTGACGACTATGCTTTAGGTGGCTATGTCTTTGATGTGGCTACACTAGTTGGTCCCGCTTCAGTTAGTAAACTCAAGTACGTTGATGAAGCCAGCGCCCTCACTAAACTCGCAGAAACCAGCGAAGTTGAAAAGAGAGTTGAGATTATTGATAAAGTTAAAAGTGCTTTTACAAGTGGTACTGAAATCAAACAAAGAACATTGATTGATGTATTGCCTCAAAAGACGATAGATATTACAGGCAAGGTTCAAAATACTGGAAAATTTAATACTTTAGGACAGGAAATCGTAACATTCAATAATCGAGAGCTATCCCCAACGTTAAAAGCCCAATCCTGGCAGGGGAATGGATTATATCCTGGAATTGATGAATATGTAGATATTCGTTTTAATAAGGGAGATAAAATTTATATCCTAGAGTCAGATTTTGAGGTCGCAAATAAAATGCAATCTGGCTATGCGACAACTTTAGAAACAGTCGAGCAATCCGGCTATGACTCAAGAAAGTTATCTGAAAGTTTGCAAATTAAACCTTATTATGATAAAAGAGGAAATCCTTATATTGCAGAATATCGTCCACTAGTAACAGAATATACAGTAACATCAGATGATTTATATGCTGCATTTGGAGAACAGACCTTAGCTAATCCGCACTTTGGAGATGGAGGAGCTTCTCAATATTTCATTAAAGATTTCCAAGAGCAGATAGCTGCTGGAAAGCTTAGTCGAGGAACATCTCTACCAATAACTAATTTTGAAATTAGTGCAGAGGATTACAAGAAAATGATAGAAGGATTGTCAAAATAA
- the dltA gene encoding D-alanine--poly(phosphoribitol) ligase subunit DltA, whose translation MLHDMIERIEHFAQVQADFPVYNILGDVHTYGDLKADSDALATYIDFLKIEEKSPVLVFGGQEYEMLASFVGLTKSGHAYIPVDQHSALERIEAILAIAEPSLIIAVGDFPLEITHIPIIKSAELKTIFAQQSDYHLTHSVKGDDNYYIIFTSGTTGQPKGVQISHDNLLSFTNWMIEAETFSVPQRPQMLAQPPYSFDLSVMYWAPTLALGGTLFALPKELTTDFQRLFTTINQLPIGVWTSTPSFVDMAMLSNDFNHETLPNLTHFYFDGEELTVKTAQKLRSRFPKARIVNAYGPTEATVALSAVAITDEMLATCKRLPIGYTKADSPTFVIDENGNPLPNGEQGEIIVSGPAVSKGYLNNPERTQAAFFEFNGLPAYHTGDLGIMTDHGMLLYGGRMDFQIKFNGYRIELEEVSQNLNKSTYIKSAVAVPRYNKDHKVQNLLAYVVLKDGVAEQFERQLDITKVIKEELKDIMMDYMMPSKFLYRDSLPLTPNGKIDIKGLMNEVNRR comes from the coding sequence ATGTTACACGATATGATTGAAAGAATTGAGCATTTTGCACAGGTGCAAGCTGATTTTCCTGTCTATAATATTCTAGGAGATGTTCACACTTATGGTGATTTAAAGGCTGATTCAGATGCCTTGGCAACCTACATTGATTTTTTGAAAATCGAGGAAAAGTCGCCAGTTTTGGTTTTTGGCGGTCAAGAATATGAAATGTTAGCCAGTTTTGTTGGGCTGACAAAGTCAGGTCATGCTTATATTCCAGTTGACCAACACTCCGCCCTTGAGAGAATTGAAGCTATTTTGGCAATAGCAGAGCCAAGTTTGATTATTGCCGTTGGTGACTTTCCTTTGGAAATCACACACATTCCTATCATTAAATCCGCAGAGCTCAAGACTATTTTTGCTCAACAATCAGATTATCACCTCACACATTCTGTCAAAGGTGATGATAATTATTATATTATTTTCACGTCTGGCACAACGGGTCAGCCAAAGGGCGTGCAAATTTCGCATGATAATTTGCTTAGTTTTACCAATTGGATGATTGAAGCAGAGACTTTTTCCGTTCCGCAACGCCCACAAATGCTGGCGCAGCCACCGTATTCATTTGATTTGTCGGTCATGTACTGGGCGCCGACTTTAGCCTTGGGTGGCACGCTTTTTGCGCTTCCAAAAGAGTTGACAACAGACTTTCAACGTCTTTTTACGACGATTAATCAATTGCCAATTGGTGTTTGGACATCAACACCTTCTTTTGTCGATATGGCAATGTTATCAAATGATTTTAATCATGAAACCTTACCTAACTTGACGCATTTTTATTTTGACGGCGAAGAATTAACGGTGAAAACCGCTCAAAAATTGCGCAGTCGTTTCCCAAAAGCTCGCATTGTGAATGCTTATGGTCCAACGGAAGCGACCGTGGCTCTTTCTGCGGTAGCTATCACAGATGAGATGTTAGCGACTTGCAAGCGTCTGCCAATTGGTTACACCAAAGCCGATTCTCCCACTTTTGTCATCGATGAAAATGGCAATCCTTTGCCAAATGGAGAACAAGGTGAAATCATCGTGTCAGGTCCAGCTGTTTCTAAAGGTTACCTCAATAATCCAGAACGCACGCAAGCTGCTTTCTTCGAATTCAATGGTTTGCCAGCCTATCACACGGGTGACTTAGGTATCATGACTGACCACGGTATGCTTCTTTACGGTGGGCGCATGGATTTTCAAATAAAATTCAACGGTTACCGCATCGAGCTTGAGGAAGTCTCACAAAACCTGAATAAATCAACTTATATCAAGTCGGCTGTGGCTGTCCCGCGTTACAACAAAGACCACAAAGTACAAAATCTGCTGGCTTACGTTGTTTTAAAAGACGGTGTTGCAGAGCAATTTGAGCGTCAACTGGACATTACTAAGGTAATCAAAGAAGAACTCAAAGACATCATGATGGATTACATGATGCCGTCTAAATTCCTCTATCGTGACAGTTTACCACTCACACCGAATGGGAAAATCGATATTAAAGGCTTGATGAACGAGGTAAATCGCCGATGA
- a CDS encoding DUF6572 domain-containing protein, which translates to MDLVIEGIIVNLGMSYEEIPINKRSLFKITHFESDNMILLEPNQPILYKNRLFTVWMWFKNDKLTSITLDGRLGNPNFYEVHEEDKKWLLDNFGKPTEEKQWGVIYNFKEFQIIAEVDPRGMDAQITFRPRENHIYFDTTTIDTVGVVDGSLELLLIDDNLWNSDTEHDHLLKLQETINNYIYYLETKQYVEKHGDNFKEKVIHITFQYVPSDNGLAFLGQVQKILQPTDMSLKVTLPD; encoded by the coding sequence ATGGATTTAGTGATTGAAGGTATCATTGTAAATTTAGGAATGTCATACGAAGAAATACCTATAAACAAAAGAAGCCTTTTCAAAATTACACACTTTGAGTCAGATAATATGATTCTCTTAGAGCCAAATCAACCTATTTTATATAAAAATAGATTATTTACAGTTTGGATGTGGTTTAAGAATGATAAATTAACTAGCATAACTCTAGATGGTAGACTAGGAAATCCTAACTTCTACGAAGTGCATGAGGAAGATAAAAAATGGCTTCTTGATAATTTTGGAAAGCCAACAGAAGAAAAACAGTGGGGTGTAATTTATAATTTTAAAGAATTTCAAATTATTGCTGAAGTTGATCCCCGTGGGATGGATGCTCAAATTACGTTCAGACCTAGAGAAAATCATATATATTTTGATACAACCACAATTGATACTGTGGGCGTTGTTGATGGTAGTTTAGAACTATTATTAATTGATGATAATCTCTGGAATTCAGATACTGAACACGACCACCTTCTCAAACTTCAAGAAACAATCAATAATTACATTTACTATCTTGAAACTAAACAATACGTTGAAAAACATGGCGATAATTTTAAAGAAAAGGTCATCCATATCACCTTTCAGTATGTTCCATCAGACAATGGTCTTGCTTTTTTAGGGCAAGTTCAAAAGATTTTACAACCAACTGATATGAGCTTGAAAGTTACTTTACCAGATTGA
- a CDS encoding teichoic acid D-Ala incorporation-associated protein DltX, which translates to MKEISQFVLKTLLYVLIFLALIYFFSYLGRGQGNFIYNEF; encoded by the coding sequence ATGAAAGAAATAAGTCAATTTGTCCTAAAGACATTACTTTATGTGTTGATTTTTTTAGCATTAATCTATTTTTTCAGTTATCTTGGGCGTGGTCAGGGTAACTTCATCTACAACGAATTTTAG
- the dltD gene encoding D-alanyl-lipoteichoic acid biosynthesis protein DltD gives MLKRLWQILGPVVCAVLIVLLVFICVPTANQKHDLKAEKKDAVSLSKTSFKSKYKKVRALTDAKHRFVPFFGSSEWLRFDKMHPSVLAEKYHRNYTPYLLGQRGSASLTHYFGIQQINKELKNKQAVYVISPQWFTSKGASASAFQEYFSSGQAIDFLKHQKGSVYDRYAAKRFLKMYPDSSFKDMMENVAAGKSLTASDNENLNTQQMIFQKEDALFSQIPMFDNYDSKIKPQAKKLPACFSYSKLGGIAIADGKKRSSNNTFDIDNTFFDTRLKAQLKRLKQSQTKFNYLNSPEYNDLQLVLSQFAQDNTNVLFVIPPVNSKWANYTGLNQAMYQKTVAKIKYQLQSQGFTNIADFSKDGDKPFFMQDTIHMGWTGWLAMDKAVNPFLSQKQATPSYHLNDQFLTKAWASYDGSVQQFNAKS, from the coding sequence ATGCTTAAGCGCCTCTGGCAGATTTTAGGACCAGTTGTCTGTGCTGTACTGATTGTTCTTTTGGTTTTTATCTGTGTTCCAACAGCTAATCAAAAGCATGATTTAAAAGCTGAGAAAAAAGATGCGGTGTCATTAAGCAAAACGAGTTTTAAGAGTAAATATAAAAAGGTACGTGCCTTAACAGATGCTAAGCACCGCTTTGTTCCCTTTTTTGGTTCTAGCGAATGGTTGCGCTTTGATAAAATGCATCCGTCTGTCTTGGCAGAAAAATATCATCGCAACTATACGCCTTATTTACTCGGACAACGTGGCTCGGCTTCGCTAACGCATTATTTTGGTATTCAGCAGATTAATAAAGAACTCAAAAATAAACAAGCTGTTTATGTAATATCACCACAATGGTTTACATCTAAGGGAGCGAGCGCTAGCGCTTTTCAAGAATATTTTAGCAGCGGACAAGCGATTGATTTCCTAAAACATCAAAAAGGCAGTGTTTATGACCGCTACGCTGCTAAACGCTTTTTGAAAATGTACCCTGACTCTTCTTTTAAGGATATGATGGAAAATGTTGCGGCAGGAAAATCATTGACTGCCTCTGACAATGAAAATCTCAACACGCAACAGATGATTTTCCAGAAAGAAGATGCTCTTTTTAGCCAAATCCCTATGTTTGACAATTACGACAGCAAGATTAAACCGCAAGCTAAGAAATTGCCAGCTTGTTTTTCTTACAGCAAACTCGGTGGCATAGCTATTGCTGACGGAAAAAAACGAAGTAGTAATAATACCTTTGATATCGACAACACTTTTTTTGACACACGTCTTAAAGCGCAACTCAAACGATTAAAACAGTCTCAAACAAAATTTAATTACTTAAACTCTCCAGAATACAATGATTTACAACTAGTGCTCAGTCAATTTGCACAGGACAATACCAATGTTCTCTTTGTTATCCCACCAGTCAACAGTAAATGGGCAAATTATACTGGTCTTAATCAAGCTATGTACCAAAAAACAGTTGCTAAGATAAAGTATCAATTGCAAAGTCAAGGCTTTACCAATATTGCTGATTTTTCAAAAGATGGCGACAAACCTTTCTTTATGCAAGATACTATTCACATGGGGTGGACTGGCTGGTTAGCCATGGACAAAGCTGTTAATCCGTTTCTAAGTCAGAAACAAGCCACACCAAGTTATCACTTAAATGACCAATTTTTAACGAAAGCTTGGGCAAGCTACGACGGCTCTGTTCAGCAGTTTAATGCGAAATCTTAA
- the dltC gene encoding D-alanine--poly(phosphoribitol) ligase subunit DltC — MDIKTDVLAIIDDLFMEDVSDMMDEDLFDAGVLDSMGTVELIVELESHFDIDIPISEFGRNDWNTANKIIAGIEELCHA; from the coding sequence ATGGATATTAAAACAGATGTATTAGCGATTATTGATGACCTTTTCATGGAAGATGTTTCTGACATGATGGATGAAGATTTATTTGATGCGGGTGTGCTAGATAGCATGGGAACGGTGGAACTCATTGTGGAATTGGAAAGTCATTTTGACATTGATATTCCGATTTCAGAATTTGGGCGTAATGACTGGAACACAGCCAATAAAATCATTGCAGGAATAGAGGAACTTTGCCATGCTTAA
- a CDS encoding DUF4176 domain-containing protein: MMNEDLNTLFCELLSENDVLADVVTDDLIQFGTYVGGRLEILKECYLALCQHRESYTYQAFLGAPIELKFDYIKQSVTISRENQFEVRLTLDYFRILLGLIDLVYSEVLPLGSVVELDTRRFPEQLKEMFSHTPGAKVIITGRKLPVADNIGHYVVDYQAQLWPLGSFPPVRPMTISNMMIKNIIARGYQDSYETSFSKHLKQSQIQEKRLSTAFMSQKAATLFLEQNKGGH; the protein is encoded by the coding sequence ATGATGAATGAAGATTTGAATACTCTTTTTTGTGAACTATTATCGGAAAATGACGTTCTTGCTGATGTCGTAACGGATGATTTGATACAATTTGGGACTTATGTCGGCGGACGTCTAGAAATTCTTAAAGAATGTTATTTAGCTTTATGCCAGCATAGGGAAAGTTATACCTATCAAGCTTTTTTGGGAGCTCCAATAGAACTAAAATTTGATTATATAAAACAAAGTGTCACAATTTCACGTGAAAATCAATTTGAAGTCCGATTAACATTAGATTATTTTCGGATTTTGCTTGGATTAATAGACCTAGTGTATAGTGAAGTTTTGCCCTTGGGTAGTGTCGTCGAACTAGATACAAGACGTTTTCCAGAACAGTTAAAAGAAATGTTCTCACATACTCCTGGTGCTAAAGTTATCATTACTGGTCGTAAACTTCCCGTCGCAGATAATATTGGACACTATGTTGTTGATTATCAAGCACAATTGTGGCCACTTGGCTCTTTTCCGCCAGTTAGACCAATGACTATCTCTAACATGATGATAAAAAATATCATTGCTCGTGGCTATCAAGATAGCTATGAAACTTCTTTCAGCAAGCACTTAAAACAATCTCAGATTCAGGAAAAACGACTATCAACAGCATTTATGAGTCAAAAAGCGGCTACTCTTTTTCTTGAGCAAAACAAAGGAGGTCATTAA
- the dltB gene encoding D-alanyl-lipoteichoic acid biosynthesis protein DltB, producing MSEFLQQLPHLEAYGNPQYFLYLIVAVLPIFIGLFFKKRFPLYEALVSLAFIMLMLTGKTANQLVSLLAYVVWQVILVFSYKIYRKRHNHKWIFYLWVFLSILPLAWTKLTPLMTIDNHQSLFGFLGISYLTFRAVGMIMEMRDGVLSEFTMWEFLRFLLFMPTFSSGPIDRFKRFNEDYENIPEKAELLNMLEESVHYLMLGFLYKFILAYVFGSLLLPQLKECALQMGGVFNIATLGVMYAYGFDLFFDFAGYSMFALAISNLMGIKSPVNFNQPFKSRDLKEFWNRWHMSLSFWFRDFVFMRLVKVLVKHKVFKNRNVTSSVAYIVNMLIMGFWHGLTWYYITYGLFHGIGLVINDAWVRKKKKINRERKAQDLPPLPDNKWTQALGIFITFNVVMLSFLLFSGFLDQLWFPKTAGK from the coding sequence ATGAGTGAGTTTCTTCAGCAATTACCGCATTTGGAAGCTTATGGCAATCCGCAGTATTTTCTGTATTTGATTGTGGCTGTGCTTCCCATTTTCATCGGATTATTTTTCAAAAAACGCTTTCCGCTGTATGAAGCCTTGGTTAGCCTAGCTTTCATTATGTTGATGTTAACAGGAAAAACGGCTAATCAGCTTGTGTCGTTGTTAGCTTATGTCGTTTGGCAAGTAATTCTCGTCTTTTCTTACAAGATTTACCGAAAACGTCATAATCATAAATGGATTTTCTATCTTTGGGTGTTTTTGTCTATTTTGCCATTAGCTTGGACCAAGCTGACACCCTTGATGACCATTGACAATCACCAATCACTTTTTGGTTTTTTAGGAATTTCTTACCTGACTTTTCGTGCGGTTGGTATGATTATGGAAATGCGAGACGGCGTGCTGAGTGAATTTACCATGTGGGAATTCTTGCGTTTCTTGCTTTTTATGCCGACATTTTCAAGTGGTCCGATTGACCGTTTCAAACGGTTTAATGAAGATTACGAGAATATTCCTGAAAAAGCTGAGCTTCTGAATATGTTAGAAGAAAGCGTGCATTACTTGATGCTTGGTTTTCTTTACAAATTCATTTTGGCTTATGTTTTTGGTAGCTTGCTATTGCCACAGCTAAAAGAGTGTGCCCTGCAAATGGGTGGTGTGTTTAACATTGCAACGCTTGGCGTCATGTATGCTTATGGGTTTGATTTGTTCTTTGACTTTGCAGGTTATAGCATGTTTGCCCTTGCTATTTCTAATCTTATGGGCATTAAGAGCCCTGTCAACTTCAATCAACCTTTTAAATCACGTGATTTAAAGGAATTCTGGAATCGTTGGCACATGAGTTTGTCATTTTGGTTCCGTGATTTTGTTTTTATGCGTTTGGTCAAGGTTTTAGTTAAACACAAAGTTTTTAAAAATCGAAATGTCACCTCAAGTGTTGCCTACATTGTCAATATGCTAATCATGGGCTTCTGGCATGGATTGACTTGGTATTATATCACTTACGGTCTTTTTCATGGTATTGGGCTTGTGATTAACGATGCTTGGGTGCGAAAGAAGAAAAAGATTAATCGAGAGCGTAAGGCGCAAGATTTGCCACCTTTGCCAGATAACAAATGGACGCAGGCACTTGGTATTTTTATCACATTTAACGTTGTGATGTTGTCATTTTTACTATTTTCAGGTTTCTTAGACCAGTTGTGGTTTCCAAAAACAGCTGGGAAATAA